From Anopheles funestus chromosome 3RL, idAnoFuneDA-416_04, whole genome shotgun sequence, a single genomic window includes:
- the LOC125767207 gene encoding cationic amino acid transporter 4 isoform X1: MPSARRMILGHVMSGLCTKMNRTKQLPADLMETPLNRCLNTFDITLLGIGHMVGAGIYVLTGTVAREMAGPAIVLSFILAGLVSLLAALCYAEFGTRVPKAGSAYVYTYVSIGEFWAFVIGWNIILEHMLGAASVARAWSGYVDSMLGNIVANITMEITGEMHEQLLAKYPDFLAFFVCISYAVALAAGVKATAMINSILTTVNVAVMALVVVLGFWYASPDNWSLPEQGFMPYGFGGVLAGAATCFYAFVGFDSIATSGEEAKNPSVSIPLATILSLCVVTVGYVLVSAALTLMIPYNEINPAAALPDAFGMRGITWAKYAISTGAICGMTTTLLGSLFALPRCLYAMASDGLLFSCFGKVNTKTQVPLLNLALSGVCSALLALLFDLEKLVEFMSIGTLLAYTIVSASVIVLRYRPISVEETVHLAPDTPGTDEEDGGPALPGSGSATAGPPGGGIDSSSQSSTIDPSSPTSEMIEIALAGRLRPQFRWLEPVLGRCEPGVACSGAVLMFCVLSVAVCFQLENSWDELYNGTWWALGLYGFLLFCLVACVVVISAHHQNTRGLQFKVPFVPYIPALSIFCNIELMVHLSFLTWLRFFIWLSIGMLVYFLYGIHNSKEGELGTSYSMLMSTSEAIRGWGSTSTALGGGTKVTVTKIIKGRISRKTAGDRQAIVDDDDDEDS, encoded by the exons ATGCCCAGCGCTAGGAGAATGATCCTGGGGCACGTCATGTCCGGTCTGTGCACAAAGATGAACCGCACCAAACAGCTTCCGGCGGACCTGATGGAAACACCGCTGAATCGATGCCTAAATACATTCGACATTACGTTACTAG GTATCGGTCATATGGTGGGCGCTGGAATCTATGTCCTTACCGGTACCGTTGCCCGAGAGATGGCCGGTCCGGCGATCGTCCTTTCGTTCATCCTTGCCGGTTTAGTATCACTCTTGGCGGCCCTTTGCTATGCGGAATTTGGTACCCGTGTCCCCAAGGCAGGATCGGCATATGTCTACACGTACGTATCCATCGGCGAGTTTTGGGCATTCGTCATCGGCTGGAACATTATCCTGGAGCATATGCTCGGTGCCGCCTCGGTAGCCCGTGCCTGGAGCGGTTACGTCGACTCAATGCTGGGCAACATCGTGGCTAACATTACGATGGAGATTACGGGCGAGATGCACGAGCAGCTGCTGGCAAAGTATCCCGACTTCCTGGCATTCTTCGTGTGTATCAGTTACGCCGTAGCACTTGCGGCCGGTGTTAAGGCAACGGCTATGATAAACAGCATACTGACGACGGTGAATGTAGCCGTAATGgcgctggtggtggtgttgggcTTCTGGTACGCCTCACCAGACAACTGGTCGCTCCCGGAGCAAGGCTTTATGCCATACGGCTTTGGTGGGGTGCTAGCTGGAGCGGCAACGTGTTTCTACGCTTTTGTAGGATTCGACAGTATTGCTACTTCTGGTGAGGAAGCGAAAAATCCGAGCGTTTCTATACCGTTGGCCACCATTCTGTCGCTGTGCGTAGTGACGGTTGGGTACGTGCTGGTTAGTGCGGCACTAACGCTTATGATTCCGTACAATGAAATTAACCCGGCCGCTGCACTACCGGATGCGTTCGGTATGCGTGGCATCACGTGGGCCAAATATGCTATCTCGACCGGAGCCATCTGTGGTATGACGACGACATTGCTTGGATCACTGTTCGCTTTACCCCGCTGTCTCTATGCGATGGCAAGCGATGGTTTGCTGTTTTCATGCTTCGGAAAGGTGAACACAAAAACGCAAGTACCGCTATTGAATCTCGCCCTGTCCGGTGTCTGTAGTGCGCTGTTGGCGCTGCTATTCGATCTGGAAAAGTTGGTAGAGTTTATGTCGATAGGAACACTGCTCGCCTACACGATCGTGTCTGCTAGCGTCATCGTACTGCGCTATCGTCCGATATCGGTAGAAGAAACCGTCCATCTCGCGCCAGATACACCAGGTACGGACGAGGAAGATGGTGGTCCGGCCCTTCCGGGTAGTGGTAGTGCTACCGCCGGCCCACCAGGAGGTGGAATTGATTCTTCCTCCCAGTCGAGCACCATCGATCCATCATCGCCTACGAgtgaaatgattgaaattgCCCTAGCTGGTAGACTACGGCCACAATTCCGTTGGCTAGAGCCTGTTCTGGGACGGTGCGAACCCGGCGTGGCCTGTTCCGGTGCTGTGTTAATGTTTTGTGTACTGAGTGTAGCTGTCTGCTTCCAGCTGGAAAACTCCTGGGACGAGTTGTACAACGGAACCTGGTGGGCGTTGGGACTTTACGGATTCCTGCTATTCTGTCTCGTTGCGT GCGTAGTTGTTATATCGGCCCATCATCAAAACACTCGCGGACTACAGTTTAAGGTACCGTTCGTACCGTACATACCGGCACTGAGCATTTTCTGCAATATCGAGCTGATGGTTCATCTGAGCTTTTTAACCTGGCTACGATTCTTCATCTGGCTGTCGATCGGTATGCTGGTATACTTCCTGTACGGCATTCACAACAGCAAGGAAGGTGAACTTGGTACGTCCTACTCCATGCTGATGTCTACCAGCGAGGCGATTCGTGGCTGGGGATCCACCAGCACTGCACTCGGTGGTGGCACTAAGGTAACAGTAACAAAGATAATCAAAGGAAGAATAAGCCGCAAGACCGCCGGTGACCGGCAGGCGATAGtagacgatgacgatgatgaagatTCTTAA
- the LOC125767228 gene encoding lipoyl synthase, mitochondrial isoform X1, giving the protein MASSVPLLRNSLQKGKYVPLIVSCKQLVSCPHTISYIPQQCKHSAASASNQLEKIRERLESGPNFQDFVQHPDYNKEDWSAYEGKLRREKGENERLRLPPWLKTKIPMGKNFTRIKEQLRELKLATVCEEAKCPNIGECWGGGEHGTQTATIMLMGDTCTRGCRFCSVKTARAPPPLDPAEPMNTATAVASWGLDYIVLTSVDRDDLPDGGSKHIAATIKEIKNQNPRIFVECLAPDFRGDVECIETVAMSGLDVYAHNIETVEALTPFVRDRRARYRQSLECLASVKRFNPNLMTKSSIMLGLGETDEQVEQTLKDLRSVGVDCLTLGQYMQPTKRHLKVIEYVTPEKFKHWEERGNALGFLYTASGPLVRSSYKAGEFFITSILRNRATAEAARRAKEDVPLDVTKSV; this is encoded by the exons CGAAATTCgctacaaaaaggaaaatacgtCCCGTTAATAGTAAGTTGCAAACAGTTAGTGTCGTGTCCTCATACTATATCCTAT ATCCCGCAGCAATGTAAACACAGTGCAGCAAGTGCCAGCAATCAGCTGGAGAAAATTCGGGAGCGACTGGAGAGTGGACCAAACTTTCAGGACTTTGTGCAACATCCGGACTATAACAAAGAGGATTGGTCCGCGTACGAAGGCAAACTGCGCCGTGAGAAGGGTGAAAATGAACGGTTGCGTTTGCCACCTTGGCTGAAGACTAAAATTCCAATGGGTAAAAATTTTACCCGCATTAAGGAACAACTACGTGAGCTAAAGCTAGCAACGGTATGCGAGGAAGCGAAATGTCCAAACATCGGTGAATGCTGGGGAGGTGGTGAGCATGGCACTCAGACGGCTACTATAATG ttGATGGGTGACACCTGCACACGAGGATGTCGATTTTGCAGCGTGAAAACGGCACGTGCACCACCCCCTCTAGATCCGGCAGAACCAATGAATACGGCTACGGCCGTTGCATCATGGGGATTGGATTACATTGTCCTTACATCGGTCGATCGTGATGATCTACCAGACGGAGGATCAAAGCATATTGCTGCAACGATCAAAGAAATTAAGAACCA GAATCCTCGTATTTTCGTCGAATGCCTGGCACCAGACTTTCGTGGTGACGTCGAATGTATCGAAACGGTCGCCATGTCTGGACTGGACGTGTACGCGCACAATATCGAAACGGTTGAAGCACTGACACCGTTTGTCCGCGACCGTCGCGCTCGCTATCGACAAAGTTTAGAGTGTCTGGCGAGTGTGAAACGATTCAATCCGAATCTCATGACCAAATCCTCAATAATGCTTGGGTTGGGCGAAACGGATGAACAAGTTGAACAAACGCTCAAAG ATCTTCGTTCGGTCGGTGTCGATTGTCTTACGCTTGGGCAGTACATGCAACCTACTAAACGACATCTGAAGGTGATCGAATACGTGACGCCGGAAAAGTTTAAACACTGGGAGGAACGAGGCAATGCGCTTGGCTTTCTGTATACGGCCAGTGGCCCACTAGTACGCAGCTCATACAAGGCGGGTGAATTTTTCATCACCAGTATTCTGCGCAATCGAGCTACGGCCGAGGCAGCTAGAAGAGCGAAGGAAGACGTCCCCCTAGACGTAACCAAGAGTGTCTAA
- the LOC125767247 gene encoding ORM1-like protein, protein MIAGGNGDPNPNSSWLDSRGLWLAYVLGITIFHIVLLAIPFVQIPYAWTITNISHNLAHLYFLHSIKGAPWMSIDAGENRKYTHWEQINCGEQFTTTRKFLTAAPIILFLLTCLYTRNDNDHFIVNFISLVVVLVPKLPQFHGVRLFGINKY, encoded by the exons ATGATTGCCGGCGGTAATGGCGATCCCAATCCCAACTCGTCCTGGCTTGATTCGCGTGGTTTATGGCTTGCGTACGTCCTGGGCATAACTATCTTTCACATCGTGCTACTAGCGATACCGTTTGTGCAGATTCCGTACGCTTGGACGATTACGAACATTTCTCACAATCTG GCTCACTTATACTTTCTCCATTCGATCAAAGGCGCACCATGGATGAGCATCGATGCGGGTGAGAATCGCAAATACACCCACTGGGAACAGATCAACTGTGGGGAACAGTTTACGACGACAAGAAAATTTCTGACCGCTGCTCCAATTATTCT GTTTCTTCTGACATGTCTTTACACGCGCAATGATAACGATCATTTTATCGTCAACTTTATCTCGCTCGTGGTGGTACTCGTACCAAAGCTTCCTCAATTCCATGGCGTACGTTTGTTTGGTATTAACAAATACTAA
- the LOC125767228 gene encoding lipoyl synthase, mitochondrial isoform X2, with protein MASSVPLLRNSLQKGKYVPLIIPQQCKHSAASASNQLEKIRERLESGPNFQDFVQHPDYNKEDWSAYEGKLRREKGENERLRLPPWLKTKIPMGKNFTRIKEQLRELKLATVCEEAKCPNIGECWGGGEHGTQTATIMLMGDTCTRGCRFCSVKTARAPPPLDPAEPMNTATAVASWGLDYIVLTSVDRDDLPDGGSKHIAATIKEIKNQNPRIFVECLAPDFRGDVECIETVAMSGLDVYAHNIETVEALTPFVRDRRARYRQSLECLASVKRFNPNLMTKSSIMLGLGETDEQVEQTLKDLRSVGVDCLTLGQYMQPTKRHLKVIEYVTPEKFKHWEERGNALGFLYTASGPLVRSSYKAGEFFITSILRNRATAEAARRAKEDVPLDVTKSV; from the exons CGAAATTCgctacaaaaaggaaaatacgtCCCGTTAATA ATCCCGCAGCAATGTAAACACAGTGCAGCAAGTGCCAGCAATCAGCTGGAGAAAATTCGGGAGCGACTGGAGAGTGGACCAAACTTTCAGGACTTTGTGCAACATCCGGACTATAACAAAGAGGATTGGTCCGCGTACGAAGGCAAACTGCGCCGTGAGAAGGGTGAAAATGAACGGTTGCGTTTGCCACCTTGGCTGAAGACTAAAATTCCAATGGGTAAAAATTTTACCCGCATTAAGGAACAACTACGTGAGCTAAAGCTAGCAACGGTATGCGAGGAAGCGAAATGTCCAAACATCGGTGAATGCTGGGGAGGTGGTGAGCATGGCACTCAGACGGCTACTATAATG ttGATGGGTGACACCTGCACACGAGGATGTCGATTTTGCAGCGTGAAAACGGCACGTGCACCACCCCCTCTAGATCCGGCAGAACCAATGAATACGGCTACGGCCGTTGCATCATGGGGATTGGATTACATTGTCCTTACATCGGTCGATCGTGATGATCTACCAGACGGAGGATCAAAGCATATTGCTGCAACGATCAAAGAAATTAAGAACCA GAATCCTCGTATTTTCGTCGAATGCCTGGCACCAGACTTTCGTGGTGACGTCGAATGTATCGAAACGGTCGCCATGTCTGGACTGGACGTGTACGCGCACAATATCGAAACGGTTGAAGCACTGACACCGTTTGTCCGCGACCGTCGCGCTCGCTATCGACAAAGTTTAGAGTGTCTGGCGAGTGTGAAACGATTCAATCCGAATCTCATGACCAAATCCTCAATAATGCTTGGGTTGGGCGAAACGGATGAACAAGTTGAACAAACGCTCAAAG ATCTTCGTTCGGTCGGTGTCGATTGTCTTACGCTTGGGCAGTACATGCAACCTACTAAACGACATCTGAAGGTGATCGAATACGTGACGCCGGAAAAGTTTAAACACTGGGAGGAACGAGGCAATGCGCTTGGCTTTCTGTATACGGCCAGTGGCCCACTAGTACGCAGCTCATACAAGGCGGGTGAATTTTTCATCACCAGTATTCTGCGCAATCGAGCTACGGCCGAGGCAGCTAGAAGAGCGAAGGAAGACGTCCCCCTAGACGTAACCAAGAGTGTCTAA
- the LOC125767207 gene encoding cationic amino acid transporter 4 isoform X2, whose protein sequence is MEGIGHMVGAGIYVLTGTVAREMAGPAIVLSFILAGLVSLLAALCYAEFGTRVPKAGSAYVYTYVSIGEFWAFVIGWNIILEHMLGAASVARAWSGYVDSMLGNIVANITMEITGEMHEQLLAKYPDFLAFFVCISYAVALAAGVKATAMINSILTTVNVAVMALVVVLGFWYASPDNWSLPEQGFMPYGFGGVLAGAATCFYAFVGFDSIATSGEEAKNPSVSIPLATILSLCVVTVGYVLVSAALTLMIPYNEINPAAALPDAFGMRGITWAKYAISTGAICGMTTTLLGSLFALPRCLYAMASDGLLFSCFGKVNTKTQVPLLNLALSGVCSALLALLFDLEKLVEFMSIGTLLAYTIVSASVIVLRYRPISVEETVHLAPDTPGTDEEDGGPALPGSGSATAGPPGGGIDSSSQSSTIDPSSPTSEMIEIALAGRLRPQFRWLEPVLGRCEPGVACSGAVLMFCVLSVAVCFQLENSWDELYNGTWWALGLYGFLLFCLVACVVVISAHHQNTRGLQFKVPFVPYIPALSIFCNIELMVHLSFLTWLRFFIWLSIGMLVYFLYGIHNSKEGELGTSYSMLMSTSEAIRGWGSTSTALGGGTKVTVTKIIKGRISRKTAGDRQAIVDDDDDEDS, encoded by the exons ATGGAAG GTATCGGTCATATGGTGGGCGCTGGAATCTATGTCCTTACCGGTACCGTTGCCCGAGAGATGGCCGGTCCGGCGATCGTCCTTTCGTTCATCCTTGCCGGTTTAGTATCACTCTTGGCGGCCCTTTGCTATGCGGAATTTGGTACCCGTGTCCCCAAGGCAGGATCGGCATATGTCTACACGTACGTATCCATCGGCGAGTTTTGGGCATTCGTCATCGGCTGGAACATTATCCTGGAGCATATGCTCGGTGCCGCCTCGGTAGCCCGTGCCTGGAGCGGTTACGTCGACTCAATGCTGGGCAACATCGTGGCTAACATTACGATGGAGATTACGGGCGAGATGCACGAGCAGCTGCTGGCAAAGTATCCCGACTTCCTGGCATTCTTCGTGTGTATCAGTTACGCCGTAGCACTTGCGGCCGGTGTTAAGGCAACGGCTATGATAAACAGCATACTGACGACGGTGAATGTAGCCGTAATGgcgctggtggtggtgttgggcTTCTGGTACGCCTCACCAGACAACTGGTCGCTCCCGGAGCAAGGCTTTATGCCATACGGCTTTGGTGGGGTGCTAGCTGGAGCGGCAACGTGTTTCTACGCTTTTGTAGGATTCGACAGTATTGCTACTTCTGGTGAGGAAGCGAAAAATCCGAGCGTTTCTATACCGTTGGCCACCATTCTGTCGCTGTGCGTAGTGACGGTTGGGTACGTGCTGGTTAGTGCGGCACTAACGCTTATGATTCCGTACAATGAAATTAACCCGGCCGCTGCACTACCGGATGCGTTCGGTATGCGTGGCATCACGTGGGCCAAATATGCTATCTCGACCGGAGCCATCTGTGGTATGACGACGACATTGCTTGGATCACTGTTCGCTTTACCCCGCTGTCTCTATGCGATGGCAAGCGATGGTTTGCTGTTTTCATGCTTCGGAAAGGTGAACACAAAAACGCAAGTACCGCTATTGAATCTCGCCCTGTCCGGTGTCTGTAGTGCGCTGTTGGCGCTGCTATTCGATCTGGAAAAGTTGGTAGAGTTTATGTCGATAGGAACACTGCTCGCCTACACGATCGTGTCTGCTAGCGTCATCGTACTGCGCTATCGTCCGATATCGGTAGAAGAAACCGTCCATCTCGCGCCAGATACACCAGGTACGGACGAGGAAGATGGTGGTCCGGCCCTTCCGGGTAGTGGTAGTGCTACCGCCGGCCCACCAGGAGGTGGAATTGATTCTTCCTCCCAGTCGAGCACCATCGATCCATCATCGCCTACGAgtgaaatgattgaaattgCCCTAGCTGGTAGACTACGGCCACAATTCCGTTGGCTAGAGCCTGTTCTGGGACGGTGCGAACCCGGCGTGGCCTGTTCCGGTGCTGTGTTAATGTTTTGTGTACTGAGTGTAGCTGTCTGCTTCCAGCTGGAAAACTCCTGGGACGAGTTGTACAACGGAACCTGGTGGGCGTTGGGACTTTACGGATTCCTGCTATTCTGTCTCGTTGCGT GCGTAGTTGTTATATCGGCCCATCATCAAAACACTCGCGGACTACAGTTTAAGGTACCGTTCGTACCGTACATACCGGCACTGAGCATTTTCTGCAATATCGAGCTGATGGTTCATCTGAGCTTTTTAACCTGGCTACGATTCTTCATCTGGCTGTCGATCGGTATGCTGGTATACTTCCTGTACGGCATTCACAACAGCAAGGAAGGTGAACTTGGTACGTCCTACTCCATGCTGATGTCTACCAGCGAGGCGATTCGTGGCTGGGGATCCACCAGCACTGCACTCGGTGGTGGCACTAAGGTAACAGTAACAAAGATAATCAAAGGAAGAATAAGCCGCAAGACCGCCGGTGACCGGCAGGCGATAGtagacgatgacgatgatgaagatTCTTAA